From a single Gemmatimonadaceae bacterium genomic region:
- a CDS encoding PQQ-dependent sugar dehydrogenase produces the protein MKTFTLALLAALAPLAAAAQHCAPNSAGLQLPKGFCATLFADNVAGARHMVVAANGDVFVAGRGGRGFPRGVTALRDTNHDGVADERSAWGEFGSSEVRLFEGYLYVEDGTGVLRYRMPTGQMQPSGPPDTVVKDLPAGGNHPLKTFVIDKNGVMYVNVGTATNACQLRDRQKAVPGIDPCVERETRGGIWKFDARKLDQTQPMGEHYAIGIRNSVGMDIDPADNTLWVMQHGRDQLNLWPEYTDQVSAESPAEELIHVKEGGDYGWPYCYFDVPKHEMLLAPEYGGHDDRQGRCATVLGPVATFPAHWAPNGLLFYREGNFPARYHHGVFIAFHGSWNRAPEPQAGYRVVFQPLRGNRPDGAYETFAGGFFAGGKFTALGGRPTGLAEGPDGALYIADDQHGRVWRVEYVGNR, from the coding sequence ATGAAGACCTTCACCCTCGCCCTCCTCGCCGCCCTGGCGCCGCTCGCCGCCGCGGCACAACACTGTGCGCCGAACAGCGCCGGTCTCCAACTTCCAAAGGGCTTCTGCGCTACGCTCTTCGCCGACAATGTGGCCGGCGCGCGCCACATGGTGGTCGCCGCCAATGGGGACGTATTCGTGGCGGGGAGGGGCGGGCGGGGGTTCCCACGCGGTGTCACCGCGCTGCGCGACACGAATCACGACGGCGTAGCCGACGAGCGCTCGGCGTGGGGCGAGTTCGGTTCCAGCGAGGTCCGTCTGTTCGAAGGTTATCTCTACGTCGAAGACGGGACGGGTGTGCTCCGCTACCGCATGCCCACCGGGCAGATGCAACCGTCGGGCCCGCCGGACACGGTCGTGAAGGACCTCCCGGCCGGCGGCAACCATCCGCTCAAGACGTTCGTGATCGACAAGAACGGGGTGATGTACGTGAACGTCGGGACGGCCACCAACGCCTGCCAGCTGCGCGACCGGCAGAAGGCGGTGCCCGGCATCGATCCGTGCGTGGAGCGCGAGACCCGGGGCGGCATCTGGAAGTTCGACGCCCGGAAGCTGGATCAGACCCAGCCGATGGGGGAACACTATGCCATTGGCATTCGCAATTCGGTGGGGATGGACATCGACCCGGCAGACAACACGCTGTGGGTCATGCAGCATGGCCGCGATCAACTCAACCTGTGGCCGGAGTACACGGACCAAGTGAGCGCCGAGTCGCCGGCCGAGGAGCTGATTCACGTGAAGGAGGGCGGCGACTACGGGTGGCCGTACTGCTACTTCGACGTACCCAAGCACGAGATGCTGCTCGCGCCCGAGTATGGCGGCCATGACGACCGCCAGGGCCGCTGCGCCACCGTGCTCGGGCCGGTGGCCACCTTCCCCGCGCACTGGGCTCCGAATGGCCTGCTCTTCTACCGCGAGGGCAACTTCCCGGCTCGCTACCACCACGGCGTCTTCATCGCGTTCCACGGATCGTGGAACCGCGCGCCCGAGCCGCAGGCGGGATACCGGGTGGTGTTCCAGCCGCTGCGCGGCAATCGCCCGGATGGCGCGTACGAGACGTTCGCCGGCGGATTCTTTGCCGGCGGAAAGTTCACCGCACTGGGCGGGCGCCCCACGGGCCTGGCCGAGGGGCCCGATGGTGCGCTGTACATTGCCGACGACCAGCACGGCCGCGTCTGGCGTGTGGAGTACGTCGGCAACCGCTGA
- a CDS encoding DUF4097 family beta strand repeat-containing protein, whose translation MKRTPVLAAIVLGAALASPAHAQQDRATQWLNDCRAHSWSNRARYCDVRNFTVDTPAGAIRVDAGPNGGVSVFGWDKASMLVVAKIQANGDDDADAKDIGGRIRIDVNASHVQADGPSAGRHQGWSVSYDLYVPRTSGLDVSTRNGGVAVDGIHAPLTLTTENGGIHLTNVGGDVHAETTNGGVSAMLDGTTWLGAGLDLRTTNGSVTLEIPRDYNARLETGTTNGAVNIGFPITVQGSFGRRITTTLGTGGPLIRATTVNGGVTIRSR comes from the coding sequence ATGAAACGCACACCCGTCCTGGCGGCGATCGTCCTGGGCGCCGCCCTGGCAAGTCCCGCGCACGCGCAGCAGGACCGCGCCACCCAATGGCTCAACGACTGCCGCGCGCACAGCTGGAGCAACCGCGCGCGATACTGCGACGTGCGCAATTTCACCGTCGACACCCCCGCCGGCGCGATTCGCGTGGACGCCGGCCCGAACGGCGGCGTGAGCGTGTTCGGCTGGGACAAGGCGTCCATGCTCGTCGTGGCCAAGATCCAGGCCAATGGCGACGACGACGCCGACGCCAAGGATATCGGCGGCCGGATCAGGATCGACGTGAATGCGTCGCACGTGCAGGCCGACGGCCCGTCCGCCGGCCGGCACCAGGGATGGTCGGTGAGCTACGACCTCTACGTGCCGCGCACGTCGGGCCTCGACGTGAGCACGCGAAACGGGGGCGTGGCGGTGGACGGCATCCATGCGCCGCTCACGCTCACGACCGAGAACGGCGGGATCCATCTGACGAACGTGGGCGGCGACGTGCACGCCGAGACGACCAATGGCGGCGTGAGCGCGATGCTGGACGGGACCACGTGGCTGGGGGCGGGACTCGATCTCCGCACGACCAACGGCAGCGTGACCCTGGAGATTCCGCGCGACTACAATGCGCGGCTCGAAACCGGCACGACCAACGGGGCGGTCAACATCGGCTTCCCGATCACCGTGCAGGGATCGTTCGGCCGGCGCATCACGACGACGCTGGGCACGGGCGGCCCGTTGATTCGGGCGACGACGGTGAATGGGGGAGTGACGATCAGGAGCAGGTGA